Proteins co-encoded in one Oncorhynchus keta strain PuntledgeMale-10-30-2019 chromosome 36, Oket_V2, whole genome shotgun sequence genomic window:
- the LOC118369471 gene encoding protein O-GlcNAcase-like isoform X2, whose protein sequence is MTTSTGCSGERCTQSKKQLITLISAAKEYGIEFIYAISPGLDITFSNQKEVSTLKRKLDQVTHFGCKSFALLFDDIDHNMCPADKEVFSSFAHAQVSITNEIFQYLGEPETFLFCPTEYCGTFCYPNVAQSPYLHTVGEKLLPGIEVLWTGPKVVSKDITVESIEEVSKILKRAPVIWDNIHANDYDQKRLFLGPYKGRSTELIPRLKGVLTNPNCEFESNFVAIHTLATWYKSNMNGVRKDVAMTDGEDSTVSIQIKLENEGSDEELETDMLYSPQLALKLALTEWLGEFLVPHQYNSRQVTHSGAKSSAINMSSLGASSLCAGTTVTTVFRQPIMAPTGAPDPNNHPMAKSLQQQEVDVEKKESDEEPMEMVVEKPYETEPEPDPVAEAETETKNSLVLLDKMVEDLKPMDTDREVLVPDSKSPEEDIDMAPMQTDEQLKQDVFVLGPNEKVLYTAESLSLEDLILLAELFYLPYEYGPKALHMLKEFNWLRANCSTVGVDCKGKEPEKVVEWQSRAERFEEMCCSVIQMFTRLSNSANRTILYDLYPYIWDIKSIMSMVKSFVQWLGCRSQATAQFLSGDQEPWAFRGGLAGEFQRFLPIDGANDLFFQPPPALPTSKIYSIRPCYPKDEHAVYKICREMYSEGVEELPFGGEEPDLIGDRLVGGFLNLSPDYGFVLEDEEGICGYALGTVDVKPFVKKCKMSWIPSMQEKYNKPDCQKDLSDAEKMMLSFHEEEEGLPESFLSNFPSLIKMDIHAKVIDPSVAKSMMGCLLSCLKANGSIGAFCEVRQADKRMIDFYSKLGCFEVAKMEGFPKNIIIMGRSL, encoded by the exons CTGATTACCCTGATCAGTGCTGCAAAGGAGTATGGGATTGAGTTCATCTATGCCATCTCCCCGGGCCTCGACATCACCTTCTCTAACCAGAAAGAAGTGTCCACACTCAAAAGGAAACTCGACCAG GTGACTCACTTTGGCTGCAAGTCATTTGCCTTACTGTTTGACGACATTGACCACAACATGTGCCCCGCCGACAAGGAAGTGTTCAGCTCCTTCGCCCATGCCCAGGTGTCCATCACCAATGAGATCTTTCAGTACCTGGGAGAGCCTGAGACCTTTCTCTTCTGCcccacag AGTACTGTGGAACGTTCTGCTACCCCAATGTTGCCCAGTCCCCCTACCTGCACACAGTGGGTGAGAAGCTGCTACCTGGCATTGAAGTGCTGTGGACAG GTCCTAAGGTGGTATCGAAAGACATCACAGTGGAATCAATAGAGGAGGTCTCTAAGATCCTGAAGAGAGCTCCGGTAATCTGGGACAACATCCACGCCAACGACTACGACCAGAAGCGTCTGTTCCTGGGGCCGTACAAGGGGCGCTCCACGGAGCTCATCCCCCGCCTAAAGGGGGTTCTCACCAACCCCAACTGTGAGTTCGAGTCCAACTTCGTAGCCATCCACACCCTGGCCACCTGGTACAAGTCCAACATGAACGGAGTGCGCAAGGATGTCGCCATGA cGGATGGAGAGGACAGTACTGTGTCTATCCAGATCAAGCTGGAAAATGAGGGCAGTGATGAGGAGTTGGAGACGGACATGTTGTATAGCCCTCAGCTCGCCCTGAAACTGGCCCTCACAGAGTGGCTGGGGGAGTTTTTAGTGCCTCACCAGTACAACA GTCGCCAGGTAACCCATAGCGGAGCTAAGAGTTCAGCTATTAACATGTCATCACTAGGCGCCTCCTCCCTCTGCGCTGGTACTACAGTCACTACAGTGTTCCGACAGCCCATCATGGCCCCCACAGGTGCCCCCGACCCCAATAACCACCCCATGGCCAAGAGTCTGCAACAACAAGAG GTGGATGTTGAGAAGAAGGAGTCTGACGAAGAGCCCATGGAGATGGTTGTGGAGAAACCATATGAGACGGAGCCAGAGCCAGACCCTGTAGCGGAGGCTGAAACTGAGACCAAGAACAGCCTGGTCCTTTTAGACAAGATGGTGGAGGATCTGAAGCCCATGGACACAGACCGGGAGGTCCTAGTTCCTGATTCCAAGTCTCCAGAGGAGGACATTGACATGGCCCCCATGCAGACAGACGAACAGCTCAAACAG gatgtttttgtgcttggTCCCAATGAGAAGGTATTGTACACTGCAGAGTCTCTTTCTTTGGAGGACCTGATCCTGCTGGCTGAGCTCTTCTACCTGCCCTATGAGTACGGACCCAAGGCCCTACACATGCTCAAGGAGTTCAATTGGCTCCGGGCTAACTGCAGCACCGTCGGTGTCGACTGCAAGGGCAAGGAGCCAGAGAAG GTAGTGGAGTGGCAGTCCCGGGCAGAGAGGTTTGAGGAGATGTGTTGCTCGGTCATCCAGATGTTCACCAGGCTGTCTAACTCAGCCAACCGCACCATCCTCTATGACCTCTACCCCTACATCTGGGACATCAAGAGCATCATGTCCATGGTCAAGTCCTTTGTCCAGTGGCTAG GGTGCCGTAGTCAGGCTACTGCACAGTTCCTTAGTGGAGACCAAGAGCCTTGGGCCTTTAGGGGCGGTCTAGCAGGAGAGTTCCAG AGATTTTTGCCGATCGACGGTGCAAACGATCTTTTCTTCCAGCCTCCCCCCGCACTGCCAACATCCAAAATCTATTCCATCAGGCCCTGCTATCCTAAAGATGAG CATGCAGTGTATAAGATCTGCAGAGAGATGTACTCTGAAGGAGTGGAGGAACTGCCCTTCGGTGGAGAGGAGCCAGACCTCATAGGAGACAG GTTAGTAGGAGGGTTCCTGAACCTGAGTCCAGACTATGGGTTTGTCCTGGAGGACGAGGAGGGGATCTGTGGTTACGCACTGGGCACCGTGGACGTCAAGCCGTTCGTCAAGAAGTGTAAGATGAGCTGGATCCCCTCCATGCAGGAGAAATACAACAAGCCTGACTGCCAGAAGGACCTCTCTGATGCTGAG AAGATGATGTTGAGTTtccatgaggaggaggagggcctcCCAGAGTCGTTCCTCTCCAACTTCCCTTCCCTCATTAAGATGGACATCCATGCCAAGGTCATCGATCCCAGCGTGGCCAAGAGCATGATGGGATGCCTGCTTTCCTGCCTCAAGGCCAATG GTTCCATCGGTGCGTTCTGTGAGGTGCGTCAGGCGGACAAGAGGATGATAGACTTCTACAGTAAGCTGGGCTGCTTCGAGGTCGCCAAGATGGAGGGCTTCCCCAAAAACATCATAATCATGGGCCGCAGCCTCTGA
- the LOC118369471 gene encoding protein O-GlcNAcase-like isoform X3, with protein sequence MLDVNRLITLISAAKEYGIEFIYAISPGLDITFSNQKEVSTLKRKLDQVTHFGCKSFALLFDDIDHNMCPADKEVFSSFAHAQVSITNEIFQYLGEPETFLFCPTEYCGTFCYPNVAQSPYLHTVGEKLLPGIEVLWTGPKVVSKDITVESIEEVSKILKRAPVIWDNIHANDYDQKRLFLGPYKGRSTELIPRLKGVLTNPNCEFESNFVAIHTLATWYKSNMNGVRKDVAMTDGEDSTVSIQIKLENEGSDEELETDMLYSPQLALKLALTEWLGEFLVPHQYNSRQVTHSGAKSSAINMSSLGASSLCAGTTVTTVFRQPIMAPTGAPDPNNHPMAKSLQQQEVDVEKKESDEEPMEMVVEKPYETEPEPDPVAEAETETKNSLVLLDKMVEDLKPMDTDREVLVPDSKSPEEDIDMAPMQTDEQLKQDVFVLGPNEKVLYTAESLSLEDLILLAELFYLPYEYGPKALHMLKEFNWLRANCSTVGVDCKGKEPEKVVEWQSRAERFEEMCCSVIQMFTRLSNSANRTILYDLYPYIWDIKSIMSMVKSFVQWLGCRSQATAQFLSGDQEPWAFRGGLAGEFQRFLPIDGANDLFFQPPPALPTSKIYSIRPCYPKDEHAVYKICREMYSEGVEELPFGGEEPDLIGDRLVGGFLNLSPDYGFVLEDEEGICGYALGTVDVKPFVKKCKMSWIPSMQEKYNKPDCQKDLSDAEKMMLSFHEEEEGLPESFLSNFPSLIKMDIHAKVIDPSVAKSMMGCLLSCLKANGSIGAFCEVRQADKRMIDFYSKLGCFEVAKMEGFPKNIIIMGRSL encoded by the exons CTGATTACCCTGATCAGTGCTGCAAAGGAGTATGGGATTGAGTTCATCTATGCCATCTCCCCGGGCCTCGACATCACCTTCTCTAACCAGAAAGAAGTGTCCACACTCAAAAGGAAACTCGACCAG GTGACTCACTTTGGCTGCAAGTCATTTGCCTTACTGTTTGACGACATTGACCACAACATGTGCCCCGCCGACAAGGAAGTGTTCAGCTCCTTCGCCCATGCCCAGGTGTCCATCACCAATGAGATCTTTCAGTACCTGGGAGAGCCTGAGACCTTTCTCTTCTGCcccacag AGTACTGTGGAACGTTCTGCTACCCCAATGTTGCCCAGTCCCCCTACCTGCACACAGTGGGTGAGAAGCTGCTACCTGGCATTGAAGTGCTGTGGACAG GTCCTAAGGTGGTATCGAAAGACATCACAGTGGAATCAATAGAGGAGGTCTCTAAGATCCTGAAGAGAGCTCCGGTAATCTGGGACAACATCCACGCCAACGACTACGACCAGAAGCGTCTGTTCCTGGGGCCGTACAAGGGGCGCTCCACGGAGCTCATCCCCCGCCTAAAGGGGGTTCTCACCAACCCCAACTGTGAGTTCGAGTCCAACTTCGTAGCCATCCACACCCTGGCCACCTGGTACAAGTCCAACATGAACGGAGTGCGCAAGGATGTCGCCATGA cGGATGGAGAGGACAGTACTGTGTCTATCCAGATCAAGCTGGAAAATGAGGGCAGTGATGAGGAGTTGGAGACGGACATGTTGTATAGCCCTCAGCTCGCCCTGAAACTGGCCCTCACAGAGTGGCTGGGGGAGTTTTTAGTGCCTCACCAGTACAACA GTCGCCAGGTAACCCATAGCGGAGCTAAGAGTTCAGCTATTAACATGTCATCACTAGGCGCCTCCTCCCTCTGCGCTGGTACTACAGTCACTACAGTGTTCCGACAGCCCATCATGGCCCCCACAGGTGCCCCCGACCCCAATAACCACCCCATGGCCAAGAGTCTGCAACAACAAGAG GTGGATGTTGAGAAGAAGGAGTCTGACGAAGAGCCCATGGAGATGGTTGTGGAGAAACCATATGAGACGGAGCCAGAGCCAGACCCTGTAGCGGAGGCTGAAACTGAGACCAAGAACAGCCTGGTCCTTTTAGACAAGATGGTGGAGGATCTGAAGCCCATGGACACAGACCGGGAGGTCCTAGTTCCTGATTCCAAGTCTCCAGAGGAGGACATTGACATGGCCCCCATGCAGACAGACGAACAGCTCAAACAG gatgtttttgtgcttggTCCCAATGAGAAGGTATTGTACACTGCAGAGTCTCTTTCTTTGGAGGACCTGATCCTGCTGGCTGAGCTCTTCTACCTGCCCTATGAGTACGGACCCAAGGCCCTACACATGCTCAAGGAGTTCAATTGGCTCCGGGCTAACTGCAGCACCGTCGGTGTCGACTGCAAGGGCAAGGAGCCAGAGAAG GTAGTGGAGTGGCAGTCCCGGGCAGAGAGGTTTGAGGAGATGTGTTGCTCGGTCATCCAGATGTTCACCAGGCTGTCTAACTCAGCCAACCGCACCATCCTCTATGACCTCTACCCCTACATCTGGGACATCAAGAGCATCATGTCCATGGTCAAGTCCTTTGTCCAGTGGCTAG GGTGCCGTAGTCAGGCTACTGCACAGTTCCTTAGTGGAGACCAAGAGCCTTGGGCCTTTAGGGGCGGTCTAGCAGGAGAGTTCCAG AGATTTTTGCCGATCGACGGTGCAAACGATCTTTTCTTCCAGCCTCCCCCCGCACTGCCAACATCCAAAATCTATTCCATCAGGCCCTGCTATCCTAAAGATGAG CATGCAGTGTATAAGATCTGCAGAGAGATGTACTCTGAAGGAGTGGAGGAACTGCCCTTCGGTGGAGAGGAGCCAGACCTCATAGGAGACAG GTTAGTAGGAGGGTTCCTGAACCTGAGTCCAGACTATGGGTTTGTCCTGGAGGACGAGGAGGGGATCTGTGGTTACGCACTGGGCACCGTGGACGTCAAGCCGTTCGTCAAGAAGTGTAAGATGAGCTGGATCCCCTCCATGCAGGAGAAATACAACAAGCCTGACTGCCAGAAGGACCTCTCTGATGCTGAG AAGATGATGTTGAGTTtccatgaggaggaggagggcctcCCAGAGTCGTTCCTCTCCAACTTCCCTTCCCTCATTAAGATGGACATCCATGCCAAGGTCATCGATCCCAGCGTGGCCAAGAGCATGATGGGATGCCTGCTTTCCTGCCTCAAGGCCAATG GTTCCATCGGTGCGTTCTGTGAGGTGCGTCAGGCGGACAAGAGGATGATAGACTTCTACAGTAAGCTGGGCTGCTTCGAGGTCGCCAAGATGGAGGGCTTCCCCAAAAACATCATAATCATGGGCCGCAGCCTCTGA